DNA sequence from the Perca flavescens isolate YP-PL-M2 chromosome 3, PFLA_1.0, whole genome shotgun sequence genome:
TGGTTCTGTCCGCTGTtcggtgctgagcaggtagtgtacagtgggctTTTGGAGCTTAGAACAACACTATGAGAGTGAACCCAAAAAGTAAAGCTGAGcagcaaaacaatgagctgaaactcacaAAGATCTGTAAAGCCGAGAGGAACTGCAGATACGGGggataattctctgtaggtttGTCACTACAAACTTTGCCACTTTGTTTTCACATTTCACAAGAAGGTATAACGTTTATCATGTGGACTATCTTAATTTGCGTGTCAGCATTCAAACATTTGCTAGGATGTCATTCGTTTTGCGCTAGATGAGTATCATCTGAGGTCAGGGGATCACTAAAGTTATTAAGATGTATCCTCTACGCACCTCTGGAAACCACTTTTCATGGCAACTAATAGTTGATGAAATATTtcactaaaaacaaaaatgtcttctTCTACTTCATGATGGCGCTAGAATAAAATTCAGGGGATTGCTAATGTCAGTTGGCTTCATCCTGTAACATGAATGCCATTTTTAGCTGCAAGTGTGGTTTGAAAGAGAAAAGTACACAACTTCTTCACAATATTCTGTGCACATATGGAATGTATCACTGTGCACCAACAGTAATGGCAGTTACCTTTTGTAAGTCACTCTATAGCTGACTGGACTGAATTCTCCAGGGGTCTGTCTGGATTCAGTGGAACATTTGTTGTATAATGACAATTAATTAACCTTCAGCCATATACAGTTGTGTTGACTTcaggtcacattgacccgtttccaatttttgttttatatcagaaaatatgggacgtagaaataagcgctgaaaatgtgtagaagaaaaatttgaaaatttaaaacgttggaaaagtttttttcaaggttgacgggaagacaacacaagggttaaagtatAAATAATTACATAATTAAAGGATCTAAAACCTAGTATACTTTTTCTATTCAAATAACTGAAATCACTATGCTTGTAAATGTCAACACGTATTGCTTTTATTAAGAAAAACATTATTTGATACATTTTCAATTCTTTATGTGCTTCTAAATTTTTCAGCTAAGAGCACACGTGTtccttggggaaaaaaaagtttgtgtcGAGCCCCTGAAACAGCCATGCTCAGATACAGTGCTTATTAACCCCCTGATGATTGATGTCACAGCAAATAACTTCCGTACTATTTCCGTTCTCTCTTTTCCATTTTAGATTGCTTTGCCTGAGATGCTTGACCTTCCCTCAGGTAAACACGTGGACAATCATGTTCAATGCAGTACAAGCCTGGAGGGctgacatttaataaatgatatTTACAGTGCTGTTCCATTCTTAATATTACCTTTAGTAGGGAAAAGCAAAGTCAACTATTAGTGCAAGGGAGAATAAAAGGAACATTCACACAACCTCTTTGATCCTATTCCTCTAAAGACTTGACTAGATTATTGAATTGATAATTCACAATACTTTTTAGTGATCCTTTCATTGCCACCAGGGCTCAACGCtaactttttaaagtggttGACAGGGTGGCAACCAGGTATCAGCTGTTGGTTGCCGAAATTGACAATAATGTTGCCATGTTTTAAACCGTCTATATTTGGAACAATTCATTTCTTATGTAAGTTAACCAcccattttaataatgaaacaatgaTAGAATGGCTTGCAATATAATTTCCCATCCCTCTCAAATAGGGGTGCAACGGATCACAGAACTCACGGATCAGATACATTTTCGGATTAGCAAAAAAGGGAGaaatttaaattattaaaaataataatttaactgtaaacaataacttttaacaataattacTTCTTTTACCAGTAAACtactgttaaacgacaaaaacagatgagaaaagagtattttacaataacacaaggtttaccagttttaagtaaacgcAACCTTTATtcacgtctgtgttgttttgccGACAAAAGCAGTgaccagtgctagtttgtgtcttttagctcatagctttagcggtAGACTGTTGTGCCGTTAAATATTGAACAGATGGTTGCCAAAGGGGGCAACAAGAGGCCACGAAACAAGGGCAACTGGGCAACCGCTACTCTCGAGCCCTGGCCACCCTCCATTAATATAAATCTCTATACACCCATATTCAAATACTAATGCACAAGCTATTGACTAAGCACCAAGTCAACAGCCTTCTGAAAGCTTCACCCTCAGCCATCATGTAGAGAAGGACAATGCTGTACACAATATAATGAGCATACTCAACTTTAATACGgcaaattcataaaaaaatactATTATCACCATTTCTGCAGGTCTTTTTCTCATATACTGCCTCTGCTTCAAATTCACAGAGGACCATCGTGGCAACAACAGcattctctctctgctgtgcaAAAAGGACTTCGGTAGTTTCAGAAAGTCTGTGAAAAGAGATCATGTTTACACACAGTTTTCAGGCGAGACGAGCCTCCTCCACTACACGGTAGCCAGCGGTGATGTAGAGAGTGTCGAGCACGTCCTGAGACTGGGTGCTGAAGTCAACTGTATGACTGCCAGAGGTTACACTCCTCTTATTATTGCTGTTGTACACAGGTCTgtataaagaaatatatatttttttttaaagtgacacAAGGAAAAGAAATTTGCTCTTGCAACTggatattttgaaaatgtctgcAGGTTACCAAATACCTTTTACTCCTCTATTCAAAGTTAAAAGGAAAAGATTGACATTTTGCTTGTTTGTTGCCAAGAGTTGGATgggaagattgataccactctcatgatTGTAGGCTAGACCCAGAAGACGGTTAGCTAAGTTTAGTGTAAAGTAGGCGTCTCTGCTGTTTGCCTTGTAACCTCACAGTGCTGACAAGAGTCAGTAATAATGTACCCTACAGTATGAATGAAACTTCTTTTCTACAGGCTTTATGACATCATCTCATTGTTGCTGGAACATGGTGCAGCTGCCGCCCAGGGAGATGAGGACCAGTGGACAGCGCTCCATTTTGCTGCTCAGAACGGAGACGACAGGACTGTCCGACTTCTGTTGGACAAAGGAGCAGTGGCGGATGCCCGGGAAAAAACCGGTTGGATGGCCCTCCACCTAGCCTGCCAAAATGGCCATGAAACAGTGGTGCGCCTGCTGCTTTCACGGCTGTCAGAGGAAGCAATCGGAGAACGGGAGGCACAAGGGAGGACGCCGCTCCACCTAGCCTCCGCCTACGGGCATCCGAATATTGCCAAGCTCCTCCTCTCCAAGGGAGCAGATCCCAACGCTGCTGACTGCTCTCTCTCCACTGCTCTTCACCTATCAGCTGAGGAAGGCCATAACAGAATAGTCAGACAGTTGGTGAAGAGTGGGGTGAATATTAACAGTGCAGACAGCATAGGATACACTCCACTTCACCTGGCTGCTCTGAGAGGCCATACAGGCATATGCAGACAGCTGTTGTCAAACGGGGCCTGCCCAGACTCCAAGACCCTCCAAGGCTGGACACCCATGCACCTGGCTGCCTTAAGGGGACATGGAGCCACGGTGGTCCAGCTGGAGAGTCAGGGTGGTTGTGTGAACGCTGGAGGTGAGAATGGATGGAGCCCGCTCCACCTTGCCTGCCACCAGGGTGAGCCGGAAGTGGTGGCAAAACTCCTGGCAGCCAAAGCCGACCCAAACGTGTCGGAGGACAGCGAAGGATGGACGCCACTGCATGTAGCTTGTACAAGTGCCAGTTTACCAAGTGTCCTCCACTTGATATCACATCATGCAGATGTCAATGCAGTAAACTCAGGAAAGGTGGCACCTTTACACCTGGCTGCCCAGAATGGCTGTATGCCTATTGTAAAGGCTCTGCTGCTGAATGGAGCAGACAGGACTCTGATGGACGGTTCTGGATCCACATCTCTAGATGTGGCCCAGAGGTGTGAAAAATGGGAAATAGTGGAACTACTGCAGAAGTAGTTCTGGTGAAGGTAATATGAATTGAAGTATAACAATTACAACATCACACAGCTGTAATATTCTCCTCCTTTTGAATGGGGCTttccattttttatatatatatatatatatatatatatgaatgacaCTTAAAACTTTTTTAGCCATGCCTTATTATTTAAACACGTTATATCACGTTACACCTTTTATTATATATCTACTTGCTGTCTATTTTATATGTAGTTTGTTTTAGTTAGTTTTACAATTAATTGCAATAGTTGTTTTTATTCTAGTTATCTATcggtattttatgttttaacaatgtACAGGCATTGTGTTatatgtgtatatctctgtgtgcaGATTGTGCTACATTTTTatgtatgaaaagtgctatttaaataaagtctgattgattggTTGACGTGACAATGTAGAAAAGATCCTACGGGGACATTATAGTGAAAAATGGGATATACCATGTATTGACAAAACACTTATTGATTCTCCTCTCTGAATCACCTGCTTGCTTGCTAATGCTTGCTGATGCCACACATTGATGAAAatgaatatatgaataaaataaaaaagtgcagCTGCTGTTATAATGATTTATAGAGGCATTCATTCAGAGGTGTTATGTGTCTATAATAATGACAACAGAACTATTGTATTGTGGATTACTTTTACTAGCACTACTTTGATGCATATATTGAACTCTTCCAACTATAAATACATGTATGCTTTATTCCCTGCAGGCTAAGGTATGCACTGCCCAGCTTATGCCACACTCATTTAACACAGCGTCAAGTGattaaattgaaatgaaatgtgtgGATTCAGGAGCTGTACTGACCTGcaccttaaagcaacactatatAACTTTTATAGCCagtacacaccaaccagacggccgaccctcggcagaaaagccagtggaaatgatcagtcgggtccccgaggtccaaaaaactgcctcggaacacactgaggcgacaccgacttgagaaacgtaatacatctccatagcagcaggcggcactactctgtattgttgcccaagaaatgaaaaccggcagctgattggacaaacgcatcagatgggtttgttttctccggaaattcaaagccagtgtgtccctgtgtgtcccggccttTTGGAACTACAAATCGTGCTACCCGACGCAaattgtagttccaatgagataacctgtagggggacggtccccctacaggttgtctcattgaaACTACAgttgcagctaaaagttacatagtgttgctttaacaggGTTTTCACTGGAACCACAAGAGACCGACTCTGATGGAGGGGTGGGAGGTGAGCCAAatcaaattattgtaaatgaacAGAGCAGACTTAAGCTAGACTCAGGCTGATCTTacatttatttcccttttttggTTGTTTGGTAAGTGTctgttaaatgtttattttattcccAAACTATTAACTATTAAACTATTTTTTCTCTATGACATTCGACCCATTTGTTGCTGTCTGCTAGCTTGTTTGGGTTGTCTCCCAGTGTTACAGTAACCATTTTTGAATGTTTGTATGACAACACTGAATCATCCATCCTCTTCTAATCCTAGGGGGATTAGACAAATTGGAAAAGGCACAGTGTGTATGCTATGAGGTTTAAGGCTCACTAAAATTACACTTGCCTGTACTGTTCACCTGACTAGTGAACTATAAAACCAACCCAATGACAAAAATTGCTTTAAGTGTACAAATAGACTCATACAAACTTCTAACCTCAACTAAAACCTACACTAAACTGGGTGTGGctacttcacaataaaagccataCATTAAACAGGTTTTACTTTGAAAAGTAGCCACAGGAGGTGTTTATTTACATTAACAGCATGATAGCGTTGCTTATTCTCTCTAGTTTCATTCTTCGGCTGAGTTCCTTTCCTGTGATACTTGtgttaaattatttgttttcatAATTTAGACAGCTATCAAGGCAGCACTCACTTGAACTGTCTTAGATTTAGATAAGCAAAAATCCTTATTTATAATGTCACATGGCTTATATTAGCAGCCTGAAAAGTATCTGCTGACCCTGCTCTCACCCTAATTTATCCACTACAGTTATGAAACAAGGCTCCTTAGAGAGGACTGGATATTTCACATTGGGTAGGATGATTTATAGTTGAAagtgtactttttactgcagcAACTCCCATTTGAAATTTATGTGTCTCAAAAATTGGAAGGAAACCTCATTTGTGTGATTGTTACCTACAGTAAACAGTATGGTGGCAATTTAACAGATGGGAATGAAACACATCTGTGTCATTGTCTAGCCTGTCTAACTGCATTTTTGTCCTGTCATTGAAATGAAACAGGCCTTTGTGCTTAACTACACCATTGTTCTAGTGACCGTTCCTGAAAAATTAAACTCACTTTCCAACATCTAATCAGGCCCGACCTAAATCAATGGTGTTGCCTCAACCTTTTACACACACGGTGACACATCGGATACCCTCTATCAGCCAGTAATTGGGTTTGCAGGCACCTAAActaattttattttctaataGGGAGACAAGCAGGAAGAAGATAATGTCATGTAAGCTGCGAGTACAACAAACACCAAGAGCTATGGAAGGAAAGAAAGTAGAGGgctgaaatgtttctttttctttaataaCTGTGCTTAtgtaacatactgtactgtattccTATAGAATAAAACAATAGTTTAAAGATAAAGTGCGTAgcttctgccgcccccatgaggaatactaagtaatgacaacaaaattgtcagcgcgtccacatgataaagCCTCACGTGATCGCACATGCGCCCCcaaccctcctccacgcagtggctaggattaaaaaaaacatgaccaactcttcagaagaggtaattatatTCACTCGAGTTTCGGCGCGGGAAAGTCACTGGaagacacaatcttctgaacatagccatactgagaaatgcagagagagttgtgtggagctgatagtcttaattagctttataTGAaatcatttggcaatggcttgaatgtaagtTAACGGACGGTTATTACTATGAAAAGTTACGCACTTAAGCTTTAATTAAACTATTTCTAAAACTATACTTAATATGTTTTGTCCACCTTGTGCTCATGTTTTGCGCAATGCAATTATACAAACTTGTAgaattgttttaaatgaaacagAAACTTCCAATTGCTTTAACTTAACGGGTTGAAAATGACTACGGAATACAGCTCACCATAGTGTATTTCCCCATACATGTTGCTGCATACAAAGGCTCTAAAACTTATCTCAAGCAGTTTGCATACATAATAGTAGTTTCAACAACTTACACAATAAGATAATTTAGATATGGGCCTGCTATACATGAGCCGTCTGATGTTACCCTAAACCCCTCTTCAGCCTGTTTAAGAGTACAGATGTTATGTTTGCATTAGGATTTTAAGATATTTTGTTGCACTGTTAAAGGgcaactaccgtttttttcaacctgatgggaacaacaatcagtgacattggtccagtattaagcaagatcgctgcagttggcagAGGTGAAACAAGCAACAATTTAAGTTAacagggcaattgtgcagcttgtatttaccttcacaaaagtgctctttttgccactgacaggctcagtttaatattctaagtgtctgacaacattatggaaaggatttctaaggaggttgacctttctgttaaagagtaagatcctttttttaaacataaaaacatccgcgaaattgcaTTCACTAAAGCCACCAgcctccatgtaaataaacagtaattttagcatcgtaaaatacacctCATTCAAAGAGGTGAAAAGCAGGAAGAAGATAATGTCATGTAAGTTGTGAGTACAAACACCAAGAGCTATGGAAGGAAAGAAAGTAGAGGgctgaaatgtttctttttctttaataaCTGTGCTTATggaacatactgtactgtatatgtcattCCTATAGAAGAGTAATTCAAATTCAtaattttagcattgtaaaatacacctcattcaaagttgacaaattaaaactatgaaaagccgttttggattgtctttccactttttcaaccatGACAATTCAAAttctggttgaaataaacacagtttaccGATAGACATGTGAaaatacactactggtcaacaccccaatttttccaggtttttattgaaattcatgcagttcaatgtcttattgtactctgaaatgaaagaatagaacaaatgaacaatttaagttaaaagaataaatcatggaatcaatttataaaccaaaatgtattctacatttttgactcatcaaagcagccccctttggcagatataacagctgaacacacttgtggcattctttctacaatggaaatcaatttcttcagaaagttcttcccaactctgttgcagaaggtcccataaatgtgtggcacttgtaggttgctttgctttcaattttctgtccagttcatcccaaaccaagtctagtgactgtgctggccactccatgtttttaagcttaccatcttgttctttttttgctaaggtagttctggcatagcttggacttatgttttgggtcattatcttgctgtaggatgaacccctgaccaactaggccacatgtgtcaaactcaaggcccgcgggccaaatctggccccttgcagatttagatccggcccgtatatcaatttgtgttcacaataaattttacctgacattcaaagcagacaaatggcagatttgctgactctgagactcagaagcagcagagatatttcatattcaggctgtgaaactggttgttgttaaaaaaaaagtttgaataagttttttttgatttgctaaattctgtgatggctaaggaactcttttgacgacttttgtagggcttcatgtcaacaaaaatgcaacaaaaagcatacaaaaatgttataaaaagcaacaaatttacaaaaaggtgacaaacatctgagaaagccacaaaaaacattggaacaaaaacaacaaaaatgaggagaaaagctaccaaaatgttaaaaaaagtgacatgcagtaacaaaagcacgtcaataaactcatgtctggcccttggtgtgattctctttttccagtgtggccctctgggaaaatgagtttgacacccctgaactaggcgcataccagagggtactgcatggcgctgcaaaatgctgtggtagccgttttggttcagtgtgcctttcactctgtgaaaggcgcactgaccctggatccagcaaaacagccccagaccatcatgctcctcctccatgtttgacagttgatgtcacacactgaggaaccatcctttcgcctactcaacggcgtacaaaattcctgcgtgatgaaccgaagatttcaaatttgtattcatcagtccatagcaccttctatgtcttcagtagtccattgacgatgtttcttggcccaggcaagcctctttttcttattctgatgcaatggctttcttgctgcaactcgacctatcaaagctgcagctcgaagtcttctctttccagttgaaacggagacttgcttattacgaccactattaagctgtgcttgaagctgttgtcctgttaGCCGCCTATCatgcaagctgttgactctcagaaacttgtcttctgattcggttgtggctttgggtctgccagacctcttcctgtcagagtttcccccagtttctaagtgccttttgatggtgaataatactgtactcactgacaccttgactttcttcgcaatttctctttaggaaagaccaacattcttaagtgttatgatggtctgtctctc
Encoded proteins:
- the ankk1 gene encoding ankyrin repeat and protein kinase domain-containing protein 1; the encoded protein is MGSVFMDCLDGSPGQFRNFKKDDFEADWIKVAECRFGQVYQVRLKRQQEKCALKSFHTTLCANNIYRTIDEASNIAKVKFKNIVSIYGLCSEASAVVMEHMSNGSLNNLLASHTLMWPKKFQMIHEASMGMDFLHSMTPPLLHLNLKTSNILLDNCLHVKISDFGLIHWEEGMNSKLFVEHLTARGNISYIPPETFSQCPDPPGTTFDVYSFGIVMWEILSQQKPYAGCSTTTVLLQVSHGKRPCVEMIPEQKPREIIDIMRQCWDQDHRKRLQFSDTVRKTEALSKVLKFPGPIQCHKNGEEGQELEHPWLVHPMHKPRGTADTGDNSLILSLLCKKDFGSFRKSVKRDHVYTQFSGETSLLHYTVASGDVESVEHVLRLGAEVNCMTARGYTPLIIAVVHRLYDIISLLLEHGAAAAQGDEDQWTALHFAAQNGDDRTVRLLLDKGAVADAREKTGWMALHLACQNGHETVVRLLLSRLSEEAIGEREAQGRTPLHLASAYGHPNIAKLLLSKGADPNAADCSLSTALHLSAEEGHNRIVRQLVKSGVNINSADSIGYTPLHLAALRGHTGICRQLLSNGACPDSKTLQGWTPMHLAALRGHGATVVQLESQGGCVNAGGENGWSPLHLACHQGEPEVVAKLLAAKADPNVSEDSEGWTPLHVACTSASLPSVLHLISHHADVNAVNSGKVAPLHLAAQNGCMPIVKALLLNGADRTLMDGSGSTSLDVAQRCEKWEIVELLQK